One window of the Epinephelus moara isolate mb chromosome 24, YSFRI_EMoa_1.0, whole genome shotgun sequence genome contains the following:
- the cept1b gene encoding choline/ethanolaminephosphotransferase 1b isoform X2, protein MSVTGQQQQGGGLRSRRGLGRDKDPGQGMGMEAACWLAPGVLRRLIELPSPPLSRHQLKRLEEHRYSSAGRSLLEPLMQRYWEWLVGRVPAWIAPNLITIIGLATNVFTTLVLIYYCPTATEQAPLWAYLLCAVGLFVYQSLDAIDGKQARRTNSSSPLGELFDHGCDSLSTVFVVLGTSIAVQMGTNPDWMFFCCFAGMFMFYCAHWQTYVSGTLRFGIFDVTEAQLCLAGLQLLTAAVGPSLWNMMIPILNIQMKMVPAICTFLGAIFSCTNYFRVIFTGGVGKNGSTIAGTSVLSPVLHIGSVIILAMMIYKKSAVQLFEKHPCLYILAFGFVSAKITNKLVVAHMTKSEMHLHDLAFLGPGLLFLDQYFNSFIDEYLVLWIALIISFFDLVRYCVSVCNQIACHLHIFVFKIKPCSVLSSAPH, encoded by the exons ATGAGCGTGAcggggcagcagcagcaagggGGGGGCCTGCGTTCTCGCCGAGGCCTTGGCCGGGACAAGGACCCTGGGCAGGGCATGGGCATGGAGGCGGCCTGCTGGCTGGCCCCCGGAGTGCTGCGCAGGTTGATCGAGCTGCCCTCGCCCCCCCTGTCCCGGCACCAGCTCAAGAGACTGGAGGAGCACAG GTACAGCAGTGCGGGACGCTCCCTGCTGGAGCCTCTCATGCAGCGTTACTGGGAATGGCTGGTGGGACGAGTTCCTGCCTGGATTGCCCCCAACCTTATCACCATCATCGGCCTGGCCACCAACGTCTTCACCACCCTTGTGCTCATCTACTATTGTCCAACTGCCACTGAGCAG gctcCTCTCTGGGCGTACCTGCTGTGTGCTGTGGGTCTGTTTGTCTACCAGTCATTGGATGCCATCGACGGGAAGCAGGCCAGACGCACCAATAGCAGTTCTCCGCTGGGCGAGCTGTTTGACCACGGCTGTGACTCCCTCTCCACTG tGTTTGTGGTGTTGGGAACCAGTATAGCAGTGCAGATGGGCACCAACCCGGACTGGATGTTCTTCTGCTGCTTCGCTGGGATGTTTATGTTCTACTGCGCCCACTGGCAAACATACGTGTCAGGAACGCTGCGCTTCGGCAT atttgatGTAACAGAGGCGCAGCTCTGTCTAGCAGGATTACAGCTGCTCACAGCCGCTGTGGGTCCCAGTCTGTGGAACATGATG ATTCCGATCCTAAATATCCAGATGAAAATGGTTCCGGCCATCTGCACTTTTTTAGGAGCCATCTTCTCCTGCACCAACTACTTCAGAGTTATTTTTACAGGAGGCGTGGGCAAAAACGGATCCACAATAGCA gGAACCAGCGTCCTCTCTCCAGTCTTACATATTGGTTCAGTTATAATTTTGGCGATGATGATATACAAGAAGTCTGCTGTCCAGCTCTTCGAGAAACATCCGTGTCTTTATATCCTGGCATTTGGCTTCGTCTCGGCCAAAATCACCAATAAATTAGTT GTAGCACATATGACAAAAAGTGAGATGCATCTCCACGATTTAGCCTTCCTGGGACCAGGACTACTGTTCCTGGATCAGTATTTCAATAGTTTTATTGATGAGTACCTGGTGCTGTGGATTGCATTG ATCATTTCCTTCTTTGACTTGGTGCGTTACTGTGTCAGTGTTTGCAACCAGATTGCCTGCCAtcttcacatttttgttttcaaaatcaaGCCTTGTTCAGTGCTCAGTTCAGCTCCTCACTGA
- the pth4 gene encoding parathyroid hormone 4 has translation MQISHRPVQWLAVMLLVNFTTAQCQQNESRRAVTEHQLMHDRSRNIQSLKRLIWLSSAIEGLHTAQTRSAAYSPTKVLNLSLNPALVPAAVSPEPTRVQSLLRDFFNPYLTQQPDREA, from the exons ATGCAGATTTCCCACAGGCCTGTGCAGTGGCTCGCTGTCATGCTTCTTGTCAACTTTACAACCGCCCAGTGTCAACAGAACGAGAG TCGCCGAGCTGTGACCGAACACCAGCTGATGCACGACCGCAGCCGAAACATCCAGAGTCTCAAGAGACTCATCTGGCTGTCCAGCGCCATCGAGGGTCTCCACACCGCCCAGACTCGGTCTGCTGCGTACAGCCCCACAAAGGTCCTGAACCTGTCTCTGAATCCAGCGCTGGTCcctgctgctgtgagccccGAGCCCACCCGGGTGCAGAGCCTCCTGAGAGACTTCTTTAATCCCTACCTGACTCAACAGCCAGACAGAGAGGCATAA
- the cept1b gene encoding choline/ethanolaminephosphotransferase 1b isoform X1 produces the protein MSVTGQQQQGGGLRSRRGLGRDKDPGQGMGMEAACWLAPGVLRRLIELPSPPLSRHQLKRLEEHRYSSAGRSLLEPLMQRYWEWLVGRVPAWIAPNLITIIGLATNVFTTLVLIYYCPTATEQAPLWAYLLCAVGLFVYQSLDAIDGKQARRTNSSSPLGELFDHGCDSLSTVFVVLGTSIAVQMGTNPDWMFFCCFAGMFMFYCAHWQTYVSGTLRFGIIDVTEVQIFIIIMYLLAAVGGSAFWQSLIPILNIQMKMVPAICTFLGAIFSCTNYFRVIFTGGVGKNGSTIAGTSVLSPVLHIGSVIILAMMIYKKSAVQLFEKHPCLYILAFGFVSAKITNKLVVAHMTKSEMHLHDLAFLGPGLLFLDQYFNSFIDEYLVLWIALIISFFDLVRYCVSVCNQIACHLHIFVFKIKPCSVLSSAPH, from the exons ATGAGCGTGAcggggcagcagcagcaagggGGGGGCCTGCGTTCTCGCCGAGGCCTTGGCCGGGACAAGGACCCTGGGCAGGGCATGGGCATGGAGGCGGCCTGCTGGCTGGCCCCCGGAGTGCTGCGCAGGTTGATCGAGCTGCCCTCGCCCCCCCTGTCCCGGCACCAGCTCAAGAGACTGGAGGAGCACAG GTACAGCAGTGCGGGACGCTCCCTGCTGGAGCCTCTCATGCAGCGTTACTGGGAATGGCTGGTGGGACGAGTTCCTGCCTGGATTGCCCCCAACCTTATCACCATCATCGGCCTGGCCACCAACGTCTTCACCACCCTTGTGCTCATCTACTATTGTCCAACTGCCACTGAGCAG gctcCTCTCTGGGCGTACCTGCTGTGTGCTGTGGGTCTGTTTGTCTACCAGTCATTGGATGCCATCGACGGGAAGCAGGCCAGACGCACCAATAGCAGTTCTCCGCTGGGCGAGCTGTTTGACCACGGCTGTGACTCCCTCTCCACTG tGTTTGTGGTGTTGGGAACCAGTATAGCAGTGCAGATGGGCACCAACCCGGACTGGATGTTCTTCTGCTGCTTCGCTGGGATGTTTATGTTCTACTGCGCCCACTGGCAAACATACGTGTCAGGAACGCTGCGCTTCGGCAT CATTGATGTGACTGAGGTGCAAATCTTCATAATAATCATGTATTTGCTGGCCGCCGTGGGAGGATCTGCTTTTTGGCAGTCACTG ATTCCGATCCTAAATATCCAGATGAAAATGGTTCCGGCCATCTGCACTTTTTTAGGAGCCATCTTCTCCTGCACCAACTACTTCAGAGTTATTTTTACAGGAGGCGTGGGCAAAAACGGATCCACAATAGCA gGAACCAGCGTCCTCTCTCCAGTCTTACATATTGGTTCAGTTATAATTTTGGCGATGATGATATACAAGAAGTCTGCTGTCCAGCTCTTCGAGAAACATCCGTGTCTTTATATCCTGGCATTTGGCTTCGTCTCGGCCAAAATCACCAATAAATTAGTT GTAGCACATATGACAAAAAGTGAGATGCATCTCCACGATTTAGCCTTCCTGGGACCAGGACTACTGTTCCTGGATCAGTATTTCAATAGTTTTATTGATGAGTACCTGGTGCTGTGGATTGCATTG ATCATTTCCTTCTTTGACTTGGTGCGTTACTGTGTCAGTGTTTGCAACCAGATTGCCTGCCAtcttcacatttttgttttcaaaatcaaGCCTTGTTCAGTGCTCAGTTCAGCTCCTCACTGA